TCGTCGCCCCAGGGGAACCAGCCGATCCAGTCGCCGTCGGAGTTGTACAGCCAGGGCGAGCGCGGGTCGCTGCGGAAGGCTATCCACACGCCCTGGCTGTCATGCAGGTAAACGGTCATCGTCGATCGCCTTTCGGGTCGGCATCGTCGTCGTTTCGATGAATTATCCTCACGGGTCAGGCACCCTGCAAGGCGTACCGACCGCTCTCCTGAGCGCGTGTTCGATACCCGTGCAACGGGCGATGTCCGCGGTCGGCCGGAGAATGGGAGGGTGCACATCGTCCTCGACGCCTCCGGCCCCGACGCGGTCCAGGCATCGACCATCGGCGACGACGTGTCCCCGCCTCCGGCGGACCGACGCGTGCTCGCCCGCTCGGAGCTGGCGGCGTTCGTCCGCGCCCGCGAGGCGGAGGAGCCGCGGCCGCGCTGGGTGTGGAGCGACAGCCGGGTCTGGTACGCGCCGCTGCTCGCGGCCGGGGTGCGCGTGGAGCGGTGCGTCGACCTCCGGCTGTGCCACGCCATCCTGCGCGCGTCGTCGTTCACCGCGGGCACGGCACTCGCCGCCGCTCCGGTCGGCCCCTGGGACACCGCCGTGACGATCGAGCAGGAGGCCCACCCCGACGCCCACACCGCGCTGTTCGAGCTCGACGCGCCCGCGCCGGGCGCGACTCCGTCTGCCCTCGACGAGTTCCGGCAGCAGCAGGAGGCGGTGGCCGCGAGCAGCGATCCCGGCCGGCTGCGGCTGCTGCTCGCCGCCGAGTCCGCCGGTGCGCTGATCGGGGTCGAGCTGCGGCACGCGGGGCTGCCCTACAGCGCCGAAAGGCACGACGACCTCCTCACCGAGCTGTTCGGCGCCCGCCCCGCGTACGGCCGACCGGCGGTCCTGGAGGCGCTCGTCGCCGAGATCCGCGCCGGCCTGGAGGCCCCCGACCTCAATCCGGACAGCCCGCCCGACCTGCTGCGCGCCCTCCAGCGCGCCGGGATCATGGTCACCTCGACCCGCTCGTGGGAGCTGCGGCGCATCGAGCACCCCGTCATCGCACCGCTGCTGCGCTACAAGAAGCTCTCGCGCCTCCTCGCCGCCAACGGCTGGGCCTGGCTGGACAGCTGGGTGCGCGACGGGCGCTTCCGCCCCGACTACGTGCCGGGCGGCGTGGTCACCGGCCGCTGGGCCACCCGCGGCGGCGGCGCGCTGCAGCTGCCCAAGCAGGTCCGCGGGGCCGTCGTGGCCGACCCCGGCTGGAAGCTCGTCGTGGCGGATGCCGCCCAGCTCGAGCCGCGCATCCTCGCGGGGCTCTCCGGCGACCAGGCGATGGCCTCCGCCGGACGCGGCAAGGACCTGTACGAGGGCATCGTCGCCTCCGGCGCCGTCGAGGAGCGCGCCCAGGCCAAGGTCGCCATGCTCGGCGCGATGTACGGCGCCACCTCGGGCGAGAGCGGCCGGCTGATGCCGCGGCTCGCGCGCTCCTTCCCCCGGGCGGTGCGGCTCGTGGAGGAGGCTGCTCGCGCGGGGGAGCGCGGCGAGATCGTCACCTCCCGGCTCGGGCGCAGCTCGCCGCCGCCCGGCGGGTCGTGGCGCGCCGCCCAGGGCGCCGCCTCCGCCTCCGACTCCACCGCCGCCGACGAGCGCCGCGCCCGCACCCTCGCGCGCGACTGGGGCCGCTTCACCCGCAACTTCGTCGTGCAGGCGAGCGCCGCCGAGTGGGCGCTGTGCTGGATGGCCGAGCTGCGCAACCGGCTCGCCGCCCTCGCGCCCGGCGCGGAGCTGACCGACGCCCCGCACCTGGTCTACTTCCTCCACGACGAGGTGATCGTGCACACGCCGGAGGCGCTGGCCGCGGCGTCGGCGGAGGCGGTCGTGGCCGCCGCGCAGCAGGCCGGGCGGCTGCTCTTCGGCGGGTTCCCGGTCGACTTCCCGGTGACGGCCGCCGTCGTCGACAGCTACGCGGAGGCCAAGTGAACCCGCCGCGCCCGGCCGGGCCGGGATGCGCAGGGCCGGAATGCAGGAGTGTCGGTGGTGGTTCTCACCAGCGACCTGTCAGAGGATGGAGACCATGACCGAGACCGCAGCTTCCGCCGCCACCGTCGACCCGAACGAGGTGCTCGCCCGCTACCGGCGCCGCCGCGAGGAGGTCGTGACGGCTCCCCAGGGCAATCTCGCGCTGGTCAACACCCAGTGGATCACCGGCGACCCGGAGGCGCCCGCACAGCCGGTCTGGGGTGTGCCAGGGCTGTGGGCTCCGCTGCCCGCCGGCCAGTCGGGACTGAAGCTCACCGCGACGGCGGCCGACGGCATCACCGTCGACGGCGCCCCGGTCGACGGGGAGGTCGTGGTCCGCGGCAAGGACGACCCGAACCCGAGCGCCATCGTCTTCAGCGACACCGTCACCGGCTTCGTCATCGCGAGCGAGCAGGGCGAGTACGCGCTGCGCGTGTGGGACGCGAACTCGGAGGCCATCCAGGAGTTCGGCGGCATCGACGCCTTCCCGTTCAACCCGGAGTGGATCATCCAGGCCCGGTTCACGCCCATCGAGGGCGGCAAGACGGTCGGCTTCGAGCACCTGAAGGACGACGGCGCCACCCGCGAGAAGGTCATCCCCGGCGAGATCACGTTCACGAAGGACGGCGTCGACTACTCGCTGGCCGCCTTCCAGGCCGGCCGCGCGCTGCAGCTCGTGTTCGCGGACACCACCAACGGCGACTCCACCTACTCGGTCGGCCGCTTCCTGTTCGTCGTGCCCAACCCGGACGGCACCATCACGCTCGACTTCAACCTCGCCGTGCTGCCGCCCTGCGCCTTCAGCTACAACTTCAACTGCCCGCTGCCGCCGGCGCAGAACCGCTTCGCGGTGCCGATCGAGGCGGGCGAGAAGAACGTCCTGAACAAGCAGGGCGGCCTGCTCCACTAGTCGGCGGCGACGTCCTCGCGGTCGGCGGGGCGGCGGCCGCGGCGCGGGCGCTCGGGGGAGCGGGGCTGCACGAGCGCGCCAGGATGCGCCTCCAGCGCCGCCGCCACCTCGTCGAGCCATTCGATCGCGGCCTTCGCCCCCAGCTCGGCCGCGCGGTTCGCCGCCAGCAGCGCACGCGAGTCCGCCTCGTGCGTGAGCTCGCGGATGCGCTCGGCGAACGCCGCCCGGTAGTCGGCGACGACGGCGACCGGGTCGGCGCCCGCGATCGAGGCGGCGACCAGCACCTGATCCTGCATCTCGTCCCAGTCGGGCCGTGTATCGGACGGGCCGACCGTGAGCCACGCCCGCGCCGCCTCCTCGCCCGCTGCGGTGAGGGCGTAGAGGGGGAGGCCGTCCTCGGTGGCGCCCGCGGCCTCCACCAGACCCTGGTCCATCATCCGGTCGAGGGTCGAGTACACCTGGCCGGCGTTGAGCCCGCGGCGGTGCGCCGCGCGGGCGAGGAACTCGTTCTGCAGCTGCGAGCCGTAGGCGGCCCCCTGCGTGAGGATGGCGAGGAACCCGTACTGTACCGACATACTCGGTATGCTATTCCGCCGCGACGCGCCCGGGTGTGCGCGAAGCGCGGGAATCGCCGAATCACAATCTTGTAACTCCCGCGGGTCTCGGGCATGATGGTGGCAGCGACCGCGAGGTCGCCTCACAATTTCACATGCCGCGCATGCGGCTCCGGCACACCCGTTCCTGGTCGTAGGGGAAGACGCACCAACGAACGGAGGAGACCATGGCGGCACACGCAACTCGAGGAGTGCTCTACGTGCACTCCTCTCCCAGCGCGCTCTGCCCGCACATCGAATGGGCGGCCGGACGCGCTCTCGGTCGCGCCGTCAACTTCACGTGGGAAGCGCAACCGGTACTGAAGGGCGCCCAGCGCACCGAGTTCTTCTGGGACGGTCCGCAGGGCACCGGAGCGCGCCTCGCGTCCGCGCTGCGCGGGTGGGAGCACCTGCGCTACGAGGTCACGGAGGACGCCGGCCTCGGCAGCGACGGCGGGCGCTGGATGCACACGCCCGATCTCGGCGTGTTCTTCGCGCAGACAGACACCGCCGGCAACATGGTCATCCCGGAGGACCGCGTGCGCTACGCGATGGAGATCGCGGGCTCGAACGCGCTCGAGCTGCACCGCGAGCTACGGCTCGCGCTGGGCCAGGCGTGGGACGACGAGCTGGAGCCGTTCCGGCACGCGCACGACGACACGTCCGTCCTGTGGCTGCACAGCGTGGGCTGATGCCCCGAGTCTCCCGCGGCGGGCCCGGCAGCACTGCCGCCCGCCCGCGGTGACAACGACGAAGGCCCCGGTCGCAGGACCGGGGCCTTCGTCGTGCGCGTGATCAGCACTCGTGCACGATCAGCGCGCGCGTGAGATCAGTACGACCGGATCGCGACGACGGCGTTGTGGCCGCCGAAGCCGAACGAGTTGCTGATCGCCAGCTGCGGCCCGTCGCCGAGCGGCTGCGGGTCGCCCGAGACGGTGAGCGGGATCGCCGGGTCGAGCTCGGTGATGTTGATCGTCGGGGGAGCGACACGGTCGCGCACCGCGAAGATCGTGAACACGGCCTCCAGCGCTCCGGTCCCGCCTAGCAGGTGACCGGTCGACGCCTTAGTCGCCGAGACCGGGATCGTGTTCACCCGCTCGCCGAACACCTCGCGCAGCGCCACGTACTCCGACGGGTCGCCGACCGGGGTGCTGGTCGCATGCGCGTTGATGTGGGTGACCTCGTCGGGCTCGGCGCCCGCCTGGGCCAGCGCGAGGCGCACGGCACGGCTGGCGCCGCGGCCCTCCGGGTCGTTCGCGGTGATGTGGTACGAGTCGGCGGTGACGCCGCCGCCGGCGATCTCCGCGTAGATGCGGGCGCCGCGGGCGAGCGCGTGCTCCTCGGTCTCGAGCACCAGGCTGGCCGCTCCCTCGCCCATGACGAAGCCGTCGCGGTCGACGCTGTACGGGCGGGAGGCGTGCGCCGGGTCGTCGTTGCGGCGCGAGAGGGCCTGCATCGACGAGAACGACGCGACGGTGATCGGGTGGATGGCCGACTCGGTGCCGCCGGCGATGACGACGTCGGCGAGGCCCGCCTGCAGGTGCTCGTAGGCGTTCACCAGCGACTCCGTGCTGGAGGCGCAGGCCGACGCGACGGTGCGGGCGAACGCGCGCGCCTCGAAGTGCATCGACACGGCCGCGGAGGCCGCGTTCGGCATCAGCATCGGCACGGTCATCGGCAGCACGCGGCGCGGGCCGCGCTCGCGCAGGGTGTCCCACGCGTCGAGGAGGGTCCAGACGCCGCCGATGCCGGTGGCGAAGTCGACGCCCAGGCGCTCGGGGGCGACCTCGGGGCGTCCGGCGTCCTCCCAGGCCTCCATCGCCGACACGAGGGCGAACTGGCTGGACGGGTCGAGGCGCTTGGCGACGGGGCGCTCGAGCACGGTCTCCGGGCGCACCTTCGCCTCGGCGGCGAAGGTGACGGGCAGTTCGTACTGCGCGACCCACTCGTGCTCGAGGGCGCGGGCGCCCGACTCGCCGGCCAGCAGCGCCTGCCAGCTCTCAGGGGCGGTGCCACCGAGCGGGGAGGACGCGCCCACGCCGGTGACGACGATCTTCTTGGTCATAACGGCAACTCTCCGTGAAAAGGGGACATGGGCGGGCGTGGATGCCCGCCCCTCGCGCGGGCGACCCGGAACCCTCCGGCTCAGTGCCGGCCGGTCGTCGGCCGCCCGCGCGGGGAAGAATCCTGCGCGGTCCTAGGCGTCCTGCGCCTTGACGATGAACTCGACGGCGTCGCCGACGGTCTTGAGGTTCTTGACCTCCTCGTCGGGGATCTTGACGTCGAACTTGTCCTCGGCGTTGACCACGATGGTCATCATCGAGATGGAGTCGATGTCGAGGTCGTCGGTGAACGACTTGTCCAGCTCGACCGTGTCGGTCGCGATGCCGGTCTCGTCGTTGATGAGCTCGGCCAGGCCGGCGAGGACTTCTTCGGTGGACAATGCCATGGTGATATCTCCTTGAGGGGTGTCGTTGTGACCGCTGATCAGTCTAGGGCAGGCCCTAGGGGAGGACGACGACCTGGGCGCCGAAGACGAGCCCGGCGCCGAAGCCGATCTGGAGCGCCAGACCGCCGGAGAGCTCCGGGTTCTCCTGGAGCAGACGGTGGGTCGCGAGGGGGATGGAGGCGGCGGAGGTGTTGCCCGTCGTCTCGATGTCGCGGGCGATCGCGACGGTCTCCGGCAGCTTCAGCTGCTTGGCGAACTCGTCGACGATGCGCATGTTGGCCTGGTGGGGGATGAAGGCGGCGAGCTGCTCGGGCGCGACGCCGGCGGCGTCCAGCGCCTCCTTGGCGACCTTCGCCATCTCCCACACCGCCCAGCGGAAGACCGTCTGGCCCTCCTGGCGGAGCGTCGGCCACGGCTTCTCGCCGTCGCGGAACTCGGCGAGCGTGCC
The sequence above is a segment of the Leifsonia williamsii genome. Coding sequences within it:
- a CDS encoding bifunctional 3'-5' exonuclease/DNA polymerase — translated: MHIVLDASGPDAVQASTIGDDVSPPPADRRVLARSELAAFVRAREAEEPRPRWVWSDSRVWYAPLLAAGVRVERCVDLRLCHAILRASSFTAGTALAAAPVGPWDTAVTIEQEAHPDAHTALFELDAPAPGATPSALDEFRQQQEAVAASSDPGRLRLLLAAESAGALIGVELRHAGLPYSAERHDDLLTELFGARPAYGRPAVLEALVAEIRAGLEAPDLNPDSPPDLLRALQRAGIMVTSTRSWELRRIEHPVIAPLLRYKKLSRLLAANGWAWLDSWVRDGRFRPDYVPGGVVTGRWATRGGGALQLPKQVRGAVVADPGWKLVVADAAQLEPRILAGLSGDQAMASAGRGKDLYEGIVASGAVEERAQAKVAMLGAMYGATSGESGRLMPRLARSFPRAVRLVEEAARAGERGEIVTSRLGRSSPPPGGSWRAAQGAASASDSTAADERRARTLARDWGRFTRNFVVQASAAEWALCWMAELRNRLAALAPGAELTDAPHLVYFLHDEVIVHTPEALAAASAEAVVAAAQQAGRLLFGGFPVDFPVTAAVVDSYAEAK
- a CDS encoding DUF1684 domain-containing protein; amino-acid sequence: MTETAASAATVDPNEVLARYRRRREEVVTAPQGNLALVNTQWITGDPEAPAQPVWGVPGLWAPLPAGQSGLKLTATAADGITVDGAPVDGEVVVRGKDDPNPSAIVFSDTVTGFVIASEQGEYALRVWDANSEAIQEFGGIDAFPFNPEWIIQARFTPIEGGKTVGFEHLKDDGATREKVIPGEITFTKDGVDYSLAAFQAGRALQLVFADTTNGDSTYSVGRFLFVVPNPDGTITLDFNLAVLPPCAFSYNFNCPLPPAQNRFAVPIEAGEKNVLNKQGGLLH
- a CDS encoding PadR family transcriptional regulator, whose amino-acid sequence is MSVQYGFLAILTQGAAYGSQLQNEFLARAAHRRGLNAGQVYSTLDRMMDQGLVEAAGATEDGLPLYALTAAGEEAARAWLTVGPSDTRPDWDEMQDQVLVAASIAGADPVAVVADYRAAFAERIRELTHEADSRALLAANRAAELGAKAAIEWLDEVAAALEAHPGALVQPRSPERPRRGRRPADREDVAAD
- a CDS encoding DUF3145 domain-containing protein, with protein sequence MAAHATRGVLYVHSSPSALCPHIEWAAGRALGRAVNFTWEAQPVLKGAQRTEFFWDGPQGTGARLASALRGWEHLRYEVTEDAGLGSDGGRWMHTPDLGVFFAQTDTAGNMVIPEDRVRYAMEIAGSNALELHRELRLALGQAWDDELEPFRHAHDDTSVLWLHSVG
- a CDS encoding beta-ketoacyl-[acyl-carrier-protein] synthase family protein translates to MTKKIVVTGVGASSPLGGTAPESWQALLAGESGARALEHEWVAQYELPVTFAAEAKVRPETVLERPVAKRLDPSSQFALVSAMEAWEDAGRPEVAPERLGVDFATGIGGVWTLLDAWDTLRERGPRRVLPMTVPMLMPNAASAAVSMHFEARAFARTVASACASSTESLVNAYEHLQAGLADVVIAGGTESAIHPITVASFSSMQALSRRNDDPAHASRPYSVDRDGFVMGEGAASLVLETEEHALARGARIYAEIAGGGVTADSYHITANDPEGRGASRAVRLALAQAGAEPDEVTHINAHATSTPVGDPSEYVALREVFGERVNTIPVSATKASTGHLLGGTGALEAVFTIFAVRDRVAPPTINITELDPAIPLTVSGDPQPLGDGPQLAISNSFGFGGHNAVVAIRSY
- a CDS encoding acyl carrier protein, whose amino-acid sequence is MALSTEEVLAGLAELINDETGIATDTVELDKSFTDDLDIDSISMMTIVVNAEDKFDVKIPDEEVKNLKTVGDAVEFIVKAQDA